A stretch of Actinomycetota bacterium DNA encodes these proteins:
- a CDS encoding DUF3631 domain-containing protein has product MYPTQPTETPPPAPPIVARADQGDAKILDDVRAAIGRFVVLPSEAASIAVPLWIAATHAQRVATHATRLAVLSPEKRCGKTRLLDILAVLSRAPLISANASTAAIFRSIDEDDPPTLLLDEADSIFGKRADDAGVQDLRGLLNAGFGRDRPSLRCIGAKQVPTPFPTFAMAALAAIGDLPDTILDRSVIVRMRRRSPGERVDPFRARRDKPPLHALRDRLAAWIEANLDALRDADPLLPLEDRAADAWEPLIAVADLAGGAWPDRARTAAVFLANEADAAASELSLGLRLLADLRTIFGDLGTTEASSAALVDHLRALSESPWGAFDFTAAKLAHRLRPYGVSPLPLRPGGASGPQVRGYRLSDLADVFARYLPAVPPSQTVTPSHSQVGPVTPSGAVTVQTVTRGESVTGLTRDCDAVTPCDTPVRGPKTPQETLADAFGPFVEQSE; this is encoded by the coding sequence GCCGACCAAGGCGACGCCAAGATTCTCGACGACGTTCGCGCCGCGATCGGTCGATTCGTCGTCTTGCCGTCCGAGGCCGCGAGCATCGCGGTTCCGCTCTGGATCGCCGCGACCCACGCCCAACGAGTCGCGACCCACGCGACCCGCCTTGCCGTGCTCTCGCCGGAAAAACGCTGCGGCAAAACTCGCTTGCTCGACATCCTCGCGGTCTTGTCGCGCGCGCCGTTGATCTCGGCGAACGCCTCAACCGCGGCGATCTTTCGCAGCATCGACGAGGACGACCCGCCGACGTTGCTGCTCGACGAGGCCGACTCGATCTTCGGCAAGCGGGCCGACGACGCCGGAGTCCAAGACCTGCGCGGCTTGCTGAACGCCGGTTTTGGTCGCGACCGGCCTTCGCTTCGCTGCATCGGGGCGAAGCAGGTTCCGACCCCCTTTCCCACTTTCGCGATGGCAGCCCTCGCCGCGATCGGCGACTTGCCGGACACGATCCTCGACCGCTCGGTAATTGTCCGGATGCGCCGCCGTTCGCCCGGCGAACGAGTCGATCCGTTTCGCGCGCGTCGTGACAAGCCACCTCTCCACGCTCTCCGCGATCGCCTCGCGGCCTGGATCGAGGCGAACCTCGATGCCCTCCGTGATGCCGACCCGCTGCTGCCCCTCGAAGATCGGGCGGCCGATGCTTGGGAGCCACTCATCGCCGTTGCGGACCTCGCGGGCGGCGCGTGGCCTGACCGCGCCCGCACCGCGGCGGTGTTTCTCGCGAACGAGGCCGACGCAGCGGCGAGCGAACTCTCGCTCGGGCTTCGACTACTCGCCGATCTCCGCACGATCTTTGGCGACCTCGGGACGACCGAGGCGTCGAGCGCGGCCCTGGTCGATCATCTTCGCGCCCTGTCCGAGTCGCCCTGGGGCGCCTTCGACTTCACGGCGGCCAAGCTCGCCCACCGCCTTCGGCCGTACGGGGTGTCTCCTTTACCCCTGCGCCCCGGCGGCGCCAGCGGTCCACAGGTGCGCGGGTATCGACTCTCGGACCTCGCGGACGTTTTCGCGCGGTATCTTCCCGCCGTCCCCCCGTCACAGACCGTCACGCCGTCACATTCGCAGGTCGGGCCGGTGACACCCTCAGGCGCTGTGACGGTCCAGACCGTCACACGGGGCGAAAGTGTCACAGGCTTGACCAGGGATTGTGACGCTGTGACACCCTGTGACACCCCCGTCCGGGGACCGAAAACCCCTCAGGAGACGCTTGCCGATGCCTTCGGCCCTTTCGTCGAGCAGAGCGAATGA
- a CDS encoding bifunctional DNA primase/polymerase, translating to MSPLSAALAYAARGWSVFPCEPCGKRPLGRLVPHGLLDASQDPEQISRWWTGARTANIGISCGPSGLLVLDLDGAEGEASALELQQRHGPLPSDTLWQRTGGGGWQAFFRNPGDLGNTASKIARGIDTRGVGGYVIGSPSIHPSGTAYGWWNEGAAVGPLPAWLHRLLVPARRLTLSAPSVDVRDSYVRAAVEREADTVASASQGARNETLNAAAFSLARLIGEHLSTEQILGALMSAAAACGLPAAEASRTIRSAIAARQRAAS from the coding sequence ATGAGCCCCCTCTCCGCGGCCCTCGCCTACGCCGCGCGCGGCTGGTCGGTGTTTCCGTGCGAGCCTTGCGGCAAGCGTCCCTTAGGGCGTCTCGTGCCTCACGGCCTACTTGATGCGTCCCAGGACCCCGAGCAGATTTCCCGCTGGTGGACTGGCGCGCGCACCGCCAACATCGGGATATCTTGCGGTCCCTCCGGTCTACTCGTTCTTGATCTCGACGGCGCCGAAGGCGAGGCCTCGGCGCTAGAACTACAACAGCGACACGGCCCGCTCCCGAGCGACACGCTATGGCAGCGAACGGGCGGCGGTGGCTGGCAAGCGTTCTTTCGCAACCCCGGCGATCTCGGGAACACCGCCTCGAAGATCGCACGCGGAATCGACACTCGCGGGGTCGGTGGATACGTCATCGGTTCGCCGAGCATTCATCCCAGCGGCACCGCTTACGGGTGGTGGAACGAAGGCGCCGCGGTCGGGCCCTTGCCCGCATGGCTTCATCGCTTGCTTGTTCCGGCCCGGCGTCTGACGCTTTCTGCGCCGTCGGTAGACGTTCGAGATTCCTACGTGCGCGCGGCAGTCGAGCGTGAGGCGGACACCGTGGCCTCGGCGTCTCAGGGTGCCCGAAACGAGACCCTCAACGCGGCGGCCTTCTCGCTCGCGCGCCTGATCGGCGAACACCTATCGACCGAACAGATCCTCGGCGCATTGATGAGCGCCGCCGCCGCTTGCGGCCTTCCTGCCGCTGAAGCATCCCGAACGATTCGCTCGGCGATCGCGGCCCGCCAACGGGCGGCCTCGTGA